In the genome of Aequorivita sp. H23M31, the window AATTTAAAAGAGATGAACGTTTTATGCGTTATCTTACAGTAGCATTAGACAAGCACGCAATTGCTTGGGCCGAAAAAAGAAGAAACCGTACAAAAAAATCAGCGTAAACCATGGCAACACTTCAACAACAAGCAAAAGGAAAAAAAGACGGAGAGATCAGATATCTTACTCCCCTTAATATAGAAACAAACAAGACCAAGAAATACTGTATGTTCAAAAGGTCGGGCATTAAATATGTCGACTATAAGGACGCAGATTTCTTGTTGAGATTTGTTAACGAGCAGGGTAAAATTTTACCAAGAAGACTTACAGGAACTTCATTGAAGTACCAAAGAAAGGTGGCCGTTGCTGTAAAAAGAGCACGTCATTTGGCACTTATGCCTTACGTAGCCGATTTATTAAAATAAAAACCAGAACGTATTATGGAACTTATATTGAAAAAAGACGTAGAAAATCTGGGTTTTACAGATGATCTTGTTACCGTTAAAAATGGCTATGGCAGGAATTTCTTGATTCCTCAAGGTCACGCTGTTTTAGCCACCCCATCTGCCAAAAAAATGTTGGCAGAAACTTTAAAGCAACGTGCTTTTAAGGAGAAGAAAGTTGTCGATGAGGCTAAATCACAAGCTGATAAGCTTAATGGACTTGAAATTAAAATCACCGCAAAAACAGGTGAAGGCGATAAATTATTTGGTTCAGTTACCAATGCAGATCTTGCTGACGCTCTTGAAAAAGAAGGTGTATCTATCGACAAAAAATTCATCGCTATTGCTGGTGGTGTCGTAAAACGTGCTGGACAGTATGATGCTACCATCCGTTTTCACCGTGAGGTTATAAGCACCCTTACATTTGACGTAATACCTGAGGCAAAGCCAGAAGGTAAGCCAAAAGCTGAGTCAAAGCCTAAAGCTGAAGCTAAAGCAGAATCAAACGAAGAAGTTAAAGAAGAGGATAACTCCGAAAAAGCTGAATAATTATTTCTTATTAGAATATAGGAAGCCTTTCTCATTTCGGGGAAGGCTTTTTAGTTGGACGATAGATGTAAGATTTTAGACACTGGATTTTATTTCTCACCTCTCACTCCACTAAATCTCATATCTCATATCTCAAATGTCACATCTAACAATATGAAATACGCCAGATTAACAAAGGAACAATTTGAAGAACTTCACCAAGAGTTCATCAATTTTTTAGCTACGCAATCCATTACTGCGGACGAGTGGACCGAGTTGAAGAAGAATAATCCGGAAGCTGTAGAACAGGAATTGGATATTTTTAGCGACCTGATTTGGGAAGGAGTTTTAAATAACGTAAATTTTATAGAACATATTTCTCCCCAACAATTGATGTTATTTCGCATTTCCGAAACGCATATGGATCTAATCGCCATAAAAATCGATAGCCCTGAAATTGATATCACCAGTGAATATGGCTATAAATGGTTGCAGCAAAATATCCAGAATGATTCCGTAAATCTTTACACCTCTACAAAAGCCATTACCGAGGATAGAAACAAAGATATATTTCTGTTGATACAACAAGGGGGACATATTACCAAGGGCGAACTTTTCACCTACTTTAGCGATCTTCTTGAGGATTGATTAGGCTGAAAAAGTGTTAAGGCCCAACTTATTGCTTCATATTGATCAAGAAATAGGTTGGCATACCGGTTATCAAGATAAAGAGGATGCTGTTCAATAAAGCCATTCCCAAAATCCGCCACCATTTCCGTTCAAATACTCTTGCAATCCATAAGCAATAACAAAATATAAACATCAGTTGAAGAAAATCTGATACATAAAAATATTTCAGTAAGGAAGAGAGGACTAAGAATATTAAAGTTATAATGCTAAATATGTATGCATTTAACGCTAAGTGTTCAAACAGGTTTTTATTTTTTCTTAAGTAGGTAATCATTGTCGATAGAATAAAGAAGAAGAGAAATAAAGCCGTTATAAAAAACTGGACTCCCAGCCAAGGAACACTTTCGATCTCGAAATTGATACCGAGAAAAGTATTTTCAAAGAAATATAGATAAAGAGCTATCAATAGAGTGGTAAATAGCAACATCCGGTTGGGTGAAAAGTAGAAATTGCGAAACCCATTCCAATAATTTTCAACTACAAAACGAGGGCGAAGCAATAGATGTTTATAGTTTAACCCATAGGATTTGTGTAATGCAAAAAAAGCATCTACAAAATCAGAAAAAAATCCCGCAGCTGTAAGTCTTTTTGGATCGAAAAATTGGCCACATTCTGGACAATAATTCTTTTCAATCCGTGAACCACAGTTAGAACATGAAACCGCTTTGTATTCTTGGTTGTTCATTCAATAAACATAACAATAAATTCCGAAAGGTAACTAAGCACTAAGGAATTTGTTGCTTGTTGATTGTTATTTGGATTTTACTTCTATTCGTGCCTCAAACTCTCAATAGGATCCAATCTAGCGGCTTTAGCTGCAGGATAAGAACCTGCAATTACCGCAACAATAAAGGTGATAATTGTTGCCCAAATCATCGCTGCCCAGGGCAGGCTAAAGTCGAATTCAAAAATCTTGGCAAAGGCAAAACCGGTTAATATCCCTAAAATAATCCCCAAAATACTCCCGAATTGCCCAATGACAATGGTTTCAATAAAAAATTGGGTGGAAATTGTTGCACGCTTAGCGCCAAGAGCCTTTCTTACCCCGATTTCCTGAGTTCTTTCAGTAACCGATACCAGCATAATATTCATTAGGGCAATAGAGGAACCCAGGATAGTAATAATACTAATAATCCAAGCCGCGATATTTAGATAGACGGTGATGGAAGCGATGCGGTTAATAAGATCGTCACTGCGTTCTACACCAAAATTGTTGGCTTCTACAGGATTTAGACCGCGTATATTTCTAAATGTAATAATAGCATCATCCTGCGCTGCCTCCATCATCTCCTTGTTCTGCACTTTTACGCTTATGTTATAGTTGATGTTTGGTTGGGTATAAATACCGCGTGCAACCTGTATTGGGATAATCATTTTTAAATCCTGATTGTTTCCAAAGCTAGAGCCTTTTGATTCCAAAACCCCAATAACTTTAAATTGAACACCCCTGATACTTACTGTTTTATGAATGGGGTCCTCATTTTTAAATAAACCTTTGGTAAAATCGGAACCCAGAATGCAGACTTTATTATTGTTTTCTATGTCAAAAATGGTAAAGTTGCGCCCGCGAGCAATCTCGGTTCCCGTATTTTCAAGATAATGTTCGTTCACTCCATAAACCTGAACCTCTGGATCTGTTTTTTCGGAACCGTACTTTACTTCTGCCACCGAAGTCCCAGTAAATGAAACCGAAGTTTTTGTCAACGGAAAATTATACTTATTCAGGAATTCACGGATGTTGTTATAACTGATAACCGGATTTATTTTTTCCCTTTCGCCACTACCTCTGGTTTGGATAGCAAATTCGTATCGTTGAATGGTAAAGGTATTGGCCCCCATAGACGCAAAATTGCTGGAAATGGTGTTTTCCAAAGCGGTAACCGCACTTAGAATTCCTACCAAGGCCCAAATCCCAATTCCTATAATTACAATGGTAAGAATAGTTCGAAGAAGCTGACCTTTAATGGAATCTAGGGCAATACGAACATTTTCGCGAAAGAGTGAAAACATATTTTCAGTTTGTGTTATCCATAGGACGATAAAACTTCGATAAAGTTACTATTATTTAGGATATTTGCGGTTTTTACAAGTTATGCGTTATGAGTTACGAGTTACGAGCTACGAGCTATGAGTTATGAATGAATGCACACACTCTCTATTCTCTTTTCGCTTCTCTTTTTTCTCTTTTAAATACCTAATATCCAAAAAATGAAACCATCCATTCCAAAAGGCACCCGCGATTTTAGTCCAGAAGAAGTAGCCCGTCGTAATTATATTTTTGATAGCATTAAGAGAAATTTTGCTCTGTATGGGTTTCAGCCTATTGAAACTCCTTCTTTTGAAAATAGTGATACACTGATGGGGAAATATGGGGAGGAAGGAGATCGGTTGATTTTTAAAATATTGAACAGTGGGGATTATTTATCTAAGGTTGATGCCACTCTTTATTCTGAAAAGGATAGCCAGAAAATTACTTCTAAGATTTCTGAGAAAGCCCTTCGTTACGATCTTACCGTACCCTTTGCTCGATATGTGGTACAGCACCAAAACGAAATAACCTTTCCTTTTAAGCGTTATCAAATCCAACCAGTTTGGAGAGCGGATAGACCTCAAAAAGGTAGGTTTCGTGAATTTTACCAGTGTGATG includes:
- a CDS encoding DUF6495 family protein; this encodes MKYARLTKEQFEELHQEFINFLATQSITADEWTELKKNNPEAVEQELDIFSDLIWEGVLNNVNFIEHISPQQLMLFRISETHMDLIAIKIDSPEIDITSEYGYKWLQQNIQNDSVNLYTSTKAITEDRNKDIFLLIQQGGHITKGELFTYFSDLLED
- the rplI gene encoding 50S ribosomal protein L9, which gives rise to MELILKKDVENLGFTDDLVTVKNGYGRNFLIPQGHAVLATPSAKKMLAETLKQRAFKEKKVVDEAKSQADKLNGLEIKITAKTGEGDKLFGSVTNADLADALEKEGVSIDKKFIAIAGGVVKRAGQYDATIRFHREVISTLTFDVIPEAKPEGKPKAESKPKAEAKAESNEEVKEEDNSEKAE
- the rpsR gene encoding 30S ribosomal protein S18, translated to MATLQQQAKGKKDGEIRYLTPLNIETNKTKKYCMFKRSGIKYVDYKDADFLLRFVNEQGKILPRRLTGTSLKYQRKVAVAVKRARHLALMPYVADLLK
- a CDS encoding ABC transporter permease: MFSLFRENVRIALDSIKGQLLRTILTIVIIGIGIWALVGILSAVTALENTISSNFASMGANTFTIQRYEFAIQTRGSGEREKINPVISYNNIREFLNKYNFPLTKTSVSFTGTSVAEVKYGSEKTDPEVQVYGVNEHYLENTGTEIARGRNFTIFDIENNNKVCILGSDFTKGLFKNEDPIHKTVSIRGVQFKVIGVLESKGSSFGNNQDLKMIIPIQVARGIYTQPNINYNISVKVQNKEMMEAAQDDAIITFRNIRGLNPVEANNFGVERSDDLINRIASITVYLNIAAWIISIITILGSSIALMNIMLVSVTERTQEIGVRKALGAKRATISTQFFIETIVIGQFGSILGIILGILTGFAFAKIFEFDFSLPWAAMIWATIITFIVAVIAGSYPAAKAARLDPIESLRHE
- a CDS encoding DUF3667 domain-containing protein, translating into MNNQEYKAVSCSNCGSRIEKNYCPECGQFFDPKRLTAAGFFSDFVDAFFALHKSYGLNYKHLLLRPRFVVENYWNGFRNFYFSPNRMLLFTTLLIALYLYFFENTFLGINFEIESVPWLGVQFFITALFLFFFILSTMITYLRKNKNLFEHLALNAYIFSIITLIFLVLSSLLKYFYVSDFLQLMFIFCYCLWIARVFERKWWRILGMALLNSILFILITGMPTYFLINMKQ